In Uranotaenia lowii strain MFRU-FL chromosome 2, ASM2978415v1, whole genome shotgun sequence, one genomic interval encodes:
- the LOC129747520 gene encoding cytosol aminopeptidase-like, with amino-acid sequence MAFLSARLARGSPRVSSLLRRSYSTNIGENRAEKGLVLGLYEQEVETDEPRLSPVAAHFDAKTEGQLSNLIKESNLKGKTGSVKVFNNIDPDYGSVAVAGLGLEGVGFHELEQFDEGFENVRIAAGIGSMCLQRNGCTKISVDPMQAAEQAAEGAGLGTWKYQANKIKSHRKPIPKLELYDSPDGDAWTRGLFKADAQNLARSLSDGPGNQITPTAFAQAAVDALCPCGVNTEVRNLDWIEAKGLGTFLAVAKSSCEPPVFLEISYCGEHDSGRPIMLVGTGLTFNSGGLCLKEPHGMSKQRAAMAGAATVVATIRAAAALSLPVNLVGLIPLCENMPSGMAFKPGDVITTLNGRTVCVHDTNNAGRLLMADTFLYGQSTFKPKVVVDVSTMTRGVTHALGGAASGVFSNSDFLWKQMQKAGAISGDRVWRLPLWKYFSHKVTNYTNVDMSNTGHGKGSACLGAAFLKEFVPCVDWIHLDIAGVGMLKRGVGIPYLVQDRMTGRPTRTLIQFLYQMACPDEQRKSLKKEH; translated from the exons ATGGCATTCCTGAGCGCCCGTCTAGCCCGAGGTTCCCCCAGGGTCAGTTCCTTGCTGCGACGGTCCTATTCGACCAACATCGGAGAAAACCGAGCAGAG AAAGGTCTAGTTCTCGGATTGTACGAACAGGAAGTTGAAACCGATGAACCACGTCTCTCGCCGGTAGCGGCCCATTTCGATGCCAAAACCGAGGGCCAGCTGAGTAATTTAATCAaaga GTCAAATTTAAAAGGAAAAACTGGATCGGTGAAAGTGTTCAACAATATTGACCCCGATTATGGATCCGTAGCCGTTGCTGGTCTAGGCTTGGAGGGTGTGGGATTCCATGAGCTGGAACAGTTCGACGAGGGATTTGAAAATGTTCGAATCGCTGCCGGTATTGGGTCGATGTGTTTGCAGCGTAATGGGTGTACCAAAATTTCGGTAGATCCTATGCAGGCGGCAGAACAGGCTGCCGAAGGAGCCGGTCTTGGAACATGGAAATATCAAGccaacaaaataaaatcacaTCGAAAGCCTATTCCCAAGCTGGAACTGTACGATTCTCCTGATGGCGATGCTTGGACCCGAGGATTGTTCAAGGCCGACGCTCAAAATCTGGCCCGAAGTCTGTCCGATGGACCCGGAAACCAAATTACACCGACAGCTTTTGCTCAAGCAGCCGTGGATGCCCTCTGCCCTTGTGGAGTCAACACGGAGGTCCGGAATCTTGATTGGATCGAGGCCAAGGGACTGGGAACGTTCCTGGCGGTAGCAAAAAGCTCCTGTGAACCTCCGGTGTTTCTGGAAATCAGCTACTGTGGAGAACACGATTCGGGACGCCCAATCATGCTGGTAGGAACTGGCCTTACGTTTAACAGTGGCGGTTTGTGCCTGAAGGAGCCACATGGCATGTCCAAGCAAAGGGCAGCCATGGCTGGTGCAGCAACTGTTGTAGCGACTATTCGAGCTGCAGCAGCCCTTTCGTTACCGGTCAACCTAGTCGGACTAATCCCACTCTGCGAAAACATGCCCTCGGGAATGGCCTTCAAACCTGGAGATGTAATCACAACCCTCAACGGAAGAACTGTTTGTGTTCAT GACACTAACAACGCTGGCCGGCTTTTGATGGCGGACACATTCCTCTACGGACAGAGCACTTTCAAGCCAAAGGTTGTTGTTGACGTTTCCACTATGACTCGAGGCGTGACTCATGCCTTGGGCGGCGCAGCCAGCGGCGTGTTCTCCAACTCGGACTTCCTGTGGAAACAGATGCAGAAGGCTGGCGCCATTTCCGGAGACCGAGTCTGGCGTTTACCGTTGTGGAAATACTTCAGCCACAAAGTCACCA ATTACACCAACGTTGACATGAGCAACACCGGCCACGGCAAGGGAAGTGCCTGTTTGGGGGCTGCCTTCCTGAAAGAGTTCGTGCCCTGTGTTGATTGGATCCACTTGGACATTGCCGGCGTAGGAATGCTGAAGCGTGGAGTTGGCATCCCGTACCTGGTTCAAGATCGCATGACCGGACGGCCGACCCGCACCCTGATCCAATTTCTGTACCAGATGGCTTGTCCAGATGAGCagagaaaaagtttaaaaaaagaacattgA